A window of the Lactuca sativa cultivar Salinas chromosome 5, Lsat_Salinas_v11, whole genome shotgun sequence genome harbors these coding sequences:
- the LOC111887955 gene encoding RING-H2 finger protein ATL74 — protein MVWSNRRLLLTETPLISGDDTDDSSHSEETNFDSDMVVMLVALLCALVAALLLNSVVHLYLRRRRESIEAATNLQTSGLAKQAIKKIPVARFRKRRGGSATECSICLGDFVNGEKVRVLPECNHEFHVKCVDKWLNEHASCPNCRRSLIPLKVVDGVDQAPVRAEQGGM, from the coding sequence ATGGTTTGGTCAAATCGCCGCCTTCTTTTGACAGAGACCCCACTGATCAGTGGAGACGATACAGATGATTCTTCCCACTCAGAGGAAACAAATTTCGATTCAGACATGGTAGTCATGCTGGTCGCCTTGTTATGTGCGCTAGTGGCTGCACTCCTATTAAATTCAGTAGTACATCTATATCTTCGACGTAGACGTGAGTCCATAGAGGCGGCAACAAATTTACAAACTTCTGGGCTTGCAAAACAAGCAATAAAGAAAATTCCGGTGGCAAGGTTCAGGAAGCGAAGAGGTGGTTCAGCCACTGAATGCTCGATTTGTCTTGGAGATTTTGTAAATGGAGAGAAGGTGAGAGTGTTGCCGGAATGTAACCATGAGTTTCATGTCAAGTGTGTAGATAAGTGGCTAAACGAACATGCATCATGCCCAAACTGCAGGCGGTCTCTTATTCCACTTAAGGTTGTTGATGGCGTAGACCAGGCACCCGTTAGGGCTGAGCAAGGTGGCATGTAG
- the LOC111887967 gene encoding uncharacterized protein LOC111887967, with amino-acid sequence MEAIMDAHGLWDAIKPPTEVAAKKKTAKEVWDSLKSRYVGAERVQKARLRVLKSEFEALQMKESETIDDYAGKISAMISKFGSAGAILEDEELVRKLFDTVPERFINLVASIEQSCDMESMPFEEAIGHLKAYEDRFRLRKASTQGDNALLLAKAEGSSIHRSPSKQNSTGDRGRGGNNNWGGRGSTRRRGSSHGRGGRWGGDSRQEANNTNKKPQDKRNIKCYECQELGHYASECKGKKQQDQEVNLAADEEEPTLLLVVCGEENSEVVLLNEEKVYPNQFKENNEENIWYLDNGASNHMTGCKALFVELDEKVTGQVRFGDGSRVPIKGKGGLLL; translated from the exons ATGGAAGCCATCATGGATGCCCATGGGTTATGGGATGCCATTAAGCCACCAACCGAAGTG GCTGCCAAGAAGAAGACAGCCAAGGAAGTTTGGGACTCTCTAAAGTCACGGTATGTGGGTGCAGAGAGGGTCCAAAAGGCAAGGCTAAGGGTACTCAAGAGTGAGTTTGAAGCACTTCAAATGAAGGAGTCTGAAACCATAGATGATTATGCAGGAAAGATATCAGCCATGATTTCAAAGTTTGGGAGTGCAGGGGCAATATTGGAAGATGAAGAATTGGTGAGAAAGTTGTTCGACACAGTTCCGGAGAGGTTTATAAACCTGGTGGCATCAATTGAACAAAGTTGTGATATGGAATCGATGCCATTTGAAGAAGCAATTGGGCATTTGAAGGCTTATGAGGACAGGTTCCGGCTCCGGAAGGCAAGCACACAGGGGGATAATGCCCTGTTGCTTGCTAAGGCAGAAGGCTCGTCAATCCACCGGAGTCCAAGCAAGCAAAATTCAACAGGTGATCGAGGAAGGGGCGGTAATAATAATTGGGGTGGAAGAGGCAGCACACGACGGCGAGGCTCGTCTCATGGCAGAGGTGGGCGCTGGGGTGGTGACTCACGACAGGAGGCGAACAACACAAACAAAAAGCCACAAGACAAGAGAAACATCAAATGCTATGAATGCCAAGAGCTTGGTCATTATGCATCGGAGTGCAAGGGAAAGAAGCAGCAGGACCAAGAAGTAAACTTGGCTGCTGATGAAGAAGAACCAACCCTATTGCTAGTTGTTTGTGGTGAAGAGAATAGTGAAGTTGTCCTATTGAATGAAGAAAAAGTCTACCCAAACCAATTCAAAGAAAACAATGAAGAGAACATATGGTATCTAGACAATGGAGCTAGTAACCATATGACTGGATGCAAGGCCTTGTTTGTTGAACTTGACGAGAAAGTAACGGGGCAGGTTCGATTCGGTGACGGGTCCAGGGTTCCGATCAAAGGAAAAGGTGGTCTCCTATTATGA